From Etheostoma spectabile isolate EspeVRDwgs_2016 chromosome 8, UIUC_Espe_1.0, whole genome shotgun sequence, a single genomic window includes:
- the LOC116694591 gene encoding cilia- and flagella-associated protein 251, with the protein MATIQTLRAFVNERLTAAVEDIFGLLETTMSNYEEEIHRQRELLEHVVIPDSHRNKADVGKLIVRKEEQQEWRPRVDREEPEPRHVKEEQEELWSGQEGQQGDNINKSPFPAVSVKSEDKEEKAQSSQLHPRRGEESGSAQQMETESSYCCQSETEDSNDDWKETKEQESDSDTRKKRERGESRSVPRPRETI; encoded by the exons ATGGCGACGATTCAAACGCTGAGAGCTTTTGTTAACGAGCGACTGACTGCGgctgtggaagacatcttcGGGCTGCTGGAAACAACCATGTCAAACTACGAAGAAGAGATTCACCGCCAGCGCGAGCTGCTGGAGCATGTCGTCATACCGGACAGCCACAGAAACAAAGCAG ATGTTGGGAAACTGATTGTCagaaaagaagagcagcagGAGTGGAGGCCCAGAGTGGACCGGGAGGAGCCAGAGCCCCGACacgttaaagaggaacaggaggaactcTGGAGCGGTCAGGAAGGACAGCAGGGAGACAATATCAACAAGTCCCCATTCCCTGCTGTctctgtgaagagtgaagacaAGGAAGAGaaagctcagtcctcacagcttcatccGAGACGGGGCGAGGAGAGCGGCTCCGCTCAACAGATGGAAACTGAATCTTCGTACTGTTGTCAATCTGAGACTGAGGACAGTAATGATGATTGGAAGGAGACAAAAGAACAAGAGTCAGATTCAGACACCCGGAAAAAACGAGAGCGCGGTGAATCCCGATCAGTCCCACGCCCACGGGAGACCATTTAG